Proteins encoded together in one Festucalex cinctus isolate MCC-2025b chromosome 8, RoL_Fcin_1.0, whole genome shotgun sequence window:
- the atg7 gene encoding ubiquitin-like modifier-activating enzyme ATG7 has translation MAASTSPDLKLQFAPFSSALEAGFWHQLTQRKLDDYRLDESPKWIKGYYYNGDPVGLPTRLTLEFSAFDVDGSTPAHCCEAVGKLYNTNTLDAFKSTDKKALLDRESKELWDAVRSGEALTDPSILCRFILLTFADLKKYHFYYWFCFPALCFPEGIKIVKEPSVLETVFTAKQISALQEAYDDLCIKGGTTAVPYFLMKYTDDAVELAQLADWGTFFPNSQKVAVGVYDPCTLSQHPGWPLRNLLALLASQRGAKVETVEVLCFRDRTLQGSRSIQHSVIFHVKLPELPSDSVCPKSVGWEKNAKGAMGPRMVNLSECMDPKRLAESSVDLNLKLMRWRLVPSLDLDKVVSTKCLLLGAGTLGCNVARTLMGWGVRHITFVDNAKISYSNPVRQPLYEFEDCLGGGKAKATAAVERLTKIFPGVNAEGFNMSIPMPGHPVNFSQPTLAQAQKDVEQLEKLISEHDVVFLLMDTRESRWLPTVIAGSKRKLVVNAALGFDTFVVMRHGLKKARQNAFGDADSSPSCSSASSSSSTPAGSASSVPASSLFANIPGHKLGCYFCNDVVAPGDSTRDRTLDQQCTVSRPGLAMIAGALAVEMMVSILQHSEGGYAVASSSDDRMNEPPTSLGLVPHQIRGFLSRFDNVLPASLAFDKCTACSPIVLDHYEREGFHFLSKVFNSSHSFLEDLTGLTLLHQETQAAEIWDMSDDESI, from the exons ATGGCGGCGTCCACCTCTCCAGACCTCAAGCTGCAATTTGCGCCCTTTAGCAGCGCACTGGAGGCCGGCTTCTGGCATCAGCTCACGCAGAGGAAACTCGATGACTACAGGCTGGACGAGAGCCCCAAATGGATCAAAGGGTATTACTACAATG GTGATCCGGTTGGTTTGCCCACCCGTCTGACCTTGGAGTTCAGTGCGTTTGATGT AGATGGGTCCACACCGGCTCATTGTTGCGAGGCTGTTGGAAAACTGTACAACACCAACACATTGGATGCCTTCAAGAGTACTGACAAGAAGGCCTTGCTGGACAGAGAGTCCAAGGAG CTTTGGGATGCCGTACGGTCCGGAGAAGCACTCACAGATCCGAGCATCCTCTGCAGGTTTATTCTGCTGACTTTTGCA GATTTGAAGAAGTACCATTTCTACTACTGGTTCTGCTTCCCTGCTCTCTGCTTCCCAGAAGGGATAAAGATCGTAAAGGAGCCATCCGTCCTGGAGACTGTTTTCACAGCAAAGCAG ATCTCAGCTTTGCAGGAGGCCTACGATGACCTCTGTATCAAAGGTGGGACCACTGCAGTTCCCTATTTCCTCATGAAGTACACAGATGATGCCGTTGAGTTGGCCCAATTAGCAGATTGGGGTACATTCTTCCCTAACTCGCAAAAG GTTGCGGTGGGTGTGTATGATCCGTGTACTCTGTCGCAACATCCAGGATGGCCTCTGAGGAATCTACTGGCCCTCTTAGCAAGCCAACG GGGTGCAAAGGTGGAGACGGTGGAGGTGCTGTGTTTCAGGGACAGAACCCTGCAGGGAAGCCGCTCCATTCAGCACAGTGTCATTTTTCACGTCAAACTACCTGAACTCCCATCCGACTCTG TATGTCCTAAGAGTGTTGGTTGGGAGAAGAATGCCAAGGGAGCAATGGGACCCCGAATGGTCAACCTCAGTGAATGTATGGACCCCAAAAG ACTTGCAGAGTCATCAGTGGATCTCAACCTGAAACTGATGCGATGGAGGCTGGTCCCTTCACTGGACCTGGACAAGGTAGTCAGCACCAAGTGTCTTCTGCTGGGAGCTGGAACACTGGGCTGCAATGTGGCCAGGACTCTGATG GGATGGGGAGTAAGACACATCACCTTTGTGGACAATGCAAAGATCTCCTACTCCAATCCGGTGCGGCAGCCTCTCTATGAGTTTGAAGACTGTCTCGGAGGAGGAAAGGCCAAAGCCACTGCTGCTGTCGAGCGACTAACCAAAATTTTTCCTGGTGTG AATGCAGAGGGCTTCAACATGAGCATTCCCATGCCGGGCCACCCGGTGAATTTCTCCCAACCCACTCTGGCACAGGCCCAGAAGGACGTGGAGCAGCTGGAGAAGCTCATCTCAGAACACGATGTGGTCTTCTTACTAATGGACACCAGAGAGAGCCGCTGGCTGCCCACCGTGATCGCGGGAAGTAAACGGAAG CTGGTGGTCAACGCTGCCCTGGGCTTTGACACGTTCGTGGTGATGCGCCACGGCCTGAAGAAAGCTCGGCAAAATGCCTTCGGCGACGCGGACTCCTCCCCTTCCTGCTCATCCGCATCCTCTTCGTCCTCCACACCAGCCGGCTCGGCGTCCTCTGTCCCGGCTTCCTCCCTTTTCGCCAACATTCCCGGACACAAGCTGGGTTGCTACTTCTGCAACGACGTCGTGGCACCGGGAGAT TCTACCCGGGATAGGACTCTGGACCAGCAGTGCACTGTAAGCCGACCGGGACTGGCCATGATTGCGGGCGCCCTGGCGGTGGAGATGATGGTGTCCATTTTGCAACACAGTGAAGG AGGCTACGCAGTGGCCAGCAGCAGCGATGACCGAATGAACGAACCTCCCACGTCGCTTGGCCTTGTTCCGCATCAG ATCCGCGGCTTCCTCTCCAGGTTCGACAACGTCCTGCCCGCCAGCCTGGCCTTCGACAAGTGCACCGCCTGCTCGCCTATT gtCCTGGACCACTATGAAAGGGAAGGCTTCCACTTCCTGTCCAAGGTGTTTAACTCTTCACACTCCTTCCTGGAAGACCTTACAGGATTGACCTTGTTACATCAGGAGACGCAGGCGGCAGAG ATTTGGGATATGAGCGATGACGAGAGCATCTAA